Genomic segment of Nostoc sp. TCL240-02:
ATTCCTAATTATCTTATCTGGATGAGTTTTACATTTAAAGTGTGTCTACAAGAAAGGGCTAATAATATATCGCCTGCTGCTTCCTCGTAACATTTCTCCAAGCTATACAACCGCGATCGCACCCCTCCCAAACCCCGATAAATTAAGTGCGATCGCATCGCATCCCATCCCAATTCCAAACCATTAGTCAGAAGAAACCAGCAAACGAATAAACATCGTCGCTCACAACTGCTATGGCTCAACTAGATGGAAAATTTATCGCACTCAACACCTTCCGGTGTTTGGGTAAACACTTACCTGTGTTTAATCATTGGGTAAATTCTTGTACTACAACTGAATCACATCAATACTCTACAGCCTTGTATCAACTTTGACGGTTGGAAAAGGTCGGGTCTTTTTGGTAGATTTACGTAAACTTTTGCGAAAAAATCAAGTTTATCGTGGGAATATTGTAGTTAACCTGTATTACTACCGAATAAATGACGGTTGAAGAAGCGATCGCACTCGTTGAGCGATTATTGGAACGGGGATGATTGCTTTCTAAATCTGTGCGATCGCACCCAATTAACAAAATGCGATATCTCACGGTAAACTACGCAATACCAAAAATCAGCGTATGTTGGCAAGTGCGATCGCATGAAATTATCGTGTTATGGGAAAACATTATGTTGGGTTTCGCTTTAATCAACCCAATCTACTCGCTAGTAACCAAACACTACCAGTTAAAAGGCGACCATTTAGAACCGCCCCCATTGTTAACACCGTGGTAGACACATTTCACACTAGTTTCCACATTTATATGGCCTTCTGAAGGATTACCATAGTAGCCTTTCACAGTCCAATTTTGAGTTAAATTACGCCCTTCAGAGCCTTTATCAATTGATAAAGATTGAGTGACGTAAGCGCTACCGTTCGTATATTTGACGGTAACAGAACCTTCTGTATGGTACTGATTTGGGCAACTGGGCACTCCGACGGGCATTGAGATTCGGATACCTTCACTTTGCCAGGATTTACCACCACCAGCAAAATCTGCACAAGCATTATCCTGACCACCACAGCTACTTGCTGGTCGCGGTGTAAAGCCTCGAATATTTCCCTGTTCTACAGTGATGTCTCCAACCCAAACATCGCCTATATGTTTATTGAAACCAAAAGTTCCAGTTTCATTTGCTAGCGCTTGTGAAGACAGCAACAACACTCCAAAAGGTAATAATCTAACTGCTGTCAAACTCTTCCAGGACGACCAACAAAGTCTCATAATCGTACTCCTGTATTACGGTAAACGACTAGAATAAAGATTTAGAAAATAGATGATAGATGAACCCCGACAAGGCTAAGAGGCTATAGAGTATCAGAGGGAGTTAACGTCCTAATACCTGTCTATATCTGTTGGCTAACTCCTGAGACAAGTTATAATCATTGCCTGTACCTGTTACCATGATCGTTGCGTTGCCATTAGGAGCACAGACAACGAAGGCAGTGCCACTGTTACTACGGTAACTTGCCCAAGTATGTGGACTTTGCTTACCAGCATCGTAGAGTTCTGGCTGCTTTCTTAAAAAGTTATAAGAGCCATCCAGACACGCACCCTGCGATCCGAATTTTGTTTCGTACCATCCCCACCAAGCTGTGTAGACTCCTGCATAGCTTGGTGTTACAGCAATAGTAACCAGCGCTGTTACAGCAAATAATGGGGAAAAGTGTTTGTTCATGAGATGCAATCCTTTGCTATTTCATCTAAGGGTTTAATCACTGGGCAGATTTCTGTACTACAACTGAATCACATCAATACTTTACAGCCTTGTATAAAGTTTGACGGTCGGAAAAAGGTCGGAAAAAGGTCAGGTCTTTTTAGTAGATTTACGTAAACTTTTTCAATAAACAAAGCTTATGGTGCGAATATCGTAGTTAATTTAGTATTTCTACGTGGATAAATGACGGTTGAAGAGGCTATCGCACTAGTAGAGGAATTATTGGAACGGGGGCACTTAACAAAAGTTCAAAAGATTGTCTTCTGTCATTCATGGGCAGGACAGACATACTTAGACATGGCTGTAGATTCCGATTACGATCCTGGTCACATTAAAGATGTTGGTTCGGAACTATGGCGATCGCTCTCTCAAGCTTTGGGCGAAAAAGTTACCAAAAATAACCTGCACGGAGTACTGAAGCGAACCGCACAGCAACAAAAGGACACAAACGCCTCCTTAACCTTAAACTTTCAACCCATCACAAATTGGGGGGAAGCAATCGACGTTTCCCACTTCTATGGACGTACTAATGAATTAGAAACTTTGAGCCAATGGATTGAGCGCGATCGCACTCGTCTGGTAGCAATACTGGGTATGGGTGGTATGGGCAAAACCGCACTCTCAGTCAAGTTGGCAGAACAATTACAGGGAGAATTCGAGTATGTAATTTGGCGATCGCTGCGGCACGCACCTTTTTTCCATGACAAGCTGACGGACTGCATCAAAATTCTTTCCAATCAACAAGCGATCGCATTGCCTGCTGACCCTCACGAGCAAATTACCTGTTTAATCGAGTACTTTCGTAAATCTCGTTGTTTGTTGATTTTAGATAACTTTGACACCCTGTTGCAACAGGGTAAGCATACAGGCTGTTACCGGGAAGGCTATGAATCTTATGGTGAGCTTTTGTGGCGATTAGGAGAAACTGGGCATCAAAGCTGTGTTCTGCTCACCAGTCGGGAAAAACCTGCTCAAGTTGCTGCTTTGGAAGGTAATGGTTTGCCAGTTCGTACCCTTGCTCTATCAGGATTAGAAATTGCAGCCGGAGAAACAATTCTCTCCCTGAAAGGGCTATTAAGTACAGAGAACGAAACCCGCCAACTAATTGACTGTTACCGTGGTAATCCCCTAGCGTTGAAAATTGCTGCAACTTCAATTCGAGACTTGTATGAAGGCAGCATTTCCCGCTTTTTTACCGAAGGTACAACAGTTTTTAATGGTATTGGCAATCTCATAGACCAGCAATTCCAGCGACTCTCTGTTTTGGAGCAACAAGTCATGTACTGGCTGGCCATTAATCGAGAAAGTGTTTCGGTGACAGAATTGCAAACAGACCTGACACCCACAGTTCCTAAATCTAAGTTAATTCAAGTTCTGGAGTCTTTATCTTGGCGTAGCTTGATTGAAAACGACACTGCGGGATTTACACAGCAACCAGTAGTAATGGAATACGTTACAGATTGCTTGATTGAGCAAATCTGCCAGGAAATCGTCACGGAATCGCCGCGATATCTGCTCAGTCATGCCTTGATGAAAGCCCAGACAAAAGACTATATCCGCGATAGTCAAATTCACCTGATTGTGCGGCCCATCCTGGAGCAACTACAAGTAACTCTTGGCTCTACTCGTCAGCTTGAGTATAAAATTAGCCGATTGATTAACAAATTACAAGATAAAAAACTCCACCCACAAGGGAATGAGGATAACAGAGACAAGGAAGAAGCAGGGGGCGTTGGGAAGAAGCAGGGGAGCAGGTGGTCACTGAGCGTAGCCGAAGTGGAGCAGGGAGAAAAGGGGAAAATCCCCCTTGCCCCTCCGTCTCTTCCCAATGCCCCATACCTAGATACAGTTGGGTATGGTAGCGGCAACCTGCTGAATTTATTGGCTCAATTAGAAACTGATTTGACTGGGTATGATTTTTCTCGTCTCAATATTCGACAAGCAGATTTGCGATCGCTCAACTTACATCAAGTTAATTTTACCCAAGCGACATTTCGAGAGTGTGCATTTGCTGCAACCTTTGGCGGTATTACTAGTGTTGCTTTCAGTGCTGATGGGTATCATCTTGCTATCAGTGATAGCAACGGTGGAATTTATATCTGGAACGCCAGCAATGGTAAAGAACTTTTTATCTGTAAAGAACACAACAGTTGGATTTGGAGTCTTGCCTTTAGTCCTGTGCATCCAGTTTTAGCTAGTTGCGGTCAGGATCATAAAATCAAACTTTGGGATATCACCACAGGTAAATGTCTTAAAACGTTCCAGGGACACACCAGTATAGTTACATCAATCGCCTTTAGTCCCGATGGTCAATTCCTTGCCAGTACCAGCTACGATCATACAGTCAAACTCTGGCATCTCGGTACAGACCAATGTGTGCAAACACTAGAAGGACATACAACCTCTGTTTGGAGTGTAACCTTTCATCCCACAGGTAAAACCTTAGCCAGTGCTGGTGAAGATAATACAATCAAGTTATGGAATATAGAAACTGGATGCTGTGTGCAAACCTTAATTGGCCATCAGCACTGGATAAAAGCGATCGCCTTTAACCCAGAGGGACAAAGGTTAGCCAGTGCCAGTTTCGATCAAACCGTGAAACTGTGGGATGTATCTACTGGGGTGTGGGTATGTTTGATGACCTTGGTGGGACATACAGGGCTTGTAACATCCGTAGCATTCAGTCCCCAGGGCGATCGCATAGCAAGTGCCAGCTATGACAAAACTGTGAAGATTTGGGATACCAACACTGGCAAATGTTTGGATACCCTCAATAAGCATAGAAGCCGGATTTGGTCAATAGCTTTTCACCCCCAAGGACACTTAATTGCTAGTGGTGGAGATGACCATGCAGCTAGAGTATGGGAGCTTCATACCGGAAAGTGTACTAAAACCTTGCAAGGGCATAGCAATATTATTTACGCGATTGCCCACTGTGAGCAACAAAACCTCCTGGCTAGTGGACACGAAGACCAAACAATCAAACTTTGGGATATCAATCTCAGTGCCCCACAACTCTTAAAAGTTGACCTCCAGCCTTTTCGGGTACTACATGGACATAGCAATCGTGTCTTCAGTGTTGCATTCAGTCCCGATCGGCAATTCCTGGCTAGTGCTAGTGCCGATCGCACCATTAAACTCTGGAGTCCCTATACAGGACAATGCCTCAAAACCTTGTATGGTCATGGAAGCTGGGTTTGGACGATCGCGTTCAGTCCCGACAGTAACTTGCTTGCTAGTGGCAGTTACGACCACACAGTTAAGATTTGGGATGTACGTTCTGGTGAATGTTTACAAACATTGCTGGGACATCCTGGTTGTGTATTGGCGATCGCTTTTAGTCCTGACAGCAAAACTCTCTTCAGTAGTGGCTATGAAAAGATAGTTAAACGATGGGATGTTAAAACAGGCATCTGTCTCAATACTTGGGAAGCAGATTCCAACCGTGTTTGGGCAGTTACCGTCAGTCCAGATAGTCAGTATATTGCAAGTGGTGGTGATGAGCAGACAGTGAAACTGTGGGACATTCACACCGGAAGTTGTCACCGGATATTCCAGGGACATACTGGCCAAATTGTCTGTATTCTATTCACCGCCGATGGTAGCCGCATGATTAGCGGTAGTAGCGATCGCACCATCAAAATTTGGCATATAGCTACTGGAGACTGCCTTGCTACACTAGAAAATCACCAAAATTGGATATGGTCGCTCAGTTTGAGCCACAACGAGCAAACTCTCCTCAGCGGTAGCCAAGATGAAACCATCAACTGTTGGGATCTCGCTACAGGGGAATGTCAACAAACTTTAAGACCAGCCCGTCCTTATGAAGGCATGATTATTACTGAAGTGATGGGTTTGACTGAAGCAGAGGTAGCAACTTTAAAAGCTTTAGGGGCAAAATAAATGAATCTGCTGAAGCACTGGATTATATCATGTCCGGCTGATTAGTGATAATTTCTCCGCCCGCTGCGGTCTTAATAATAAGTCTTTAACTGGACACGATATTACCCGAAAGTTCCCATTGTCTACATCCAAATACTTGGAAAATTATTAAAACTTCAAGTTTAAAATGAGTAAAATGTAAGTACGTGATATACTACGTCTCTCACTTACCCTGGTTTTATGGCACTGCCAATTGTTGCAATTATCGGACGCCCAAATGTGGGCAAATCCACCCTGGTTAATCGACTCGCCGGGGAACAAACGGCGATTGTCCATGATGAACCGGGAGTGACACGCGATCGCACTTACATGCCAGCTTTCTGGAATGGCCGCGAATTTTTAGTCGTAGACACTGGTGGATTAGTCTTTAATGATGATACCGAATTTCTACCACTGATACGCCAGCAGGCAATGACAGCCCTTGCAGAAGCCTGTGCCGCAATTTTTGTCGTAGATGGTCAAACAGGCCCCACATCGGCAGACCAAGAAATCGCCGAATGGATGCGCCAACAACGCGTACCTGTGCTACTAACTGTAAATAAATGTGAATCTCCAGACCAAGGCTTAATGCAAGCTGCCGAGTTTTGGGAATTGGGTTTGGGCGAACCATACCCCATCTCCGCAATTCATGGTAGTGGCACAGGAGAGTTACTCGACGAGTTAGTTAATCACATACCTGCTGTTGAAGACATCCCAGAAACGAATGAAATCAAAGTAGCAATTGTGGGCCGCCCAAATGTGGGCAAATCGAGCTTACTCAATTCTTTTGTTGGCGAAGAAAGGGCAATTGTCAGCCCAATTTCTGGCACAACCCGCGATGCCATTGACACCGTTATTGAACGAGAAGGACAAACCTACCGCTTAATTGACACCGCCGGCATTCGCAAAAAGAAACACATAGAATACGGCACAGAATTCTTTAGTATTAACCGTGCCTTCAAAGCGATTCGTCGCGCTGACGTGGTTTTATTAGTACTAGATGCTGTAGATGGAGTCACAGAGCAAGACCAAAAATTAGCTGGGCGGATTATCGAAGAAGGTCGAGCTTGCATCATCGTCGTTAATAAGTGGGATGCTGTTGAAAAAGACTCTTACACAATCTACGACTACGAAAAAACTCTGCAATCACGGTTACATTTTACCGAATGGGCAGAAACAATTTTTGTGAGTGCCTTGTCGGGACAACGGGTAGAAAAAATTCTAGAGTTGGTGAAAACGGCGGCTGAATCACACAAACGGCGTGTCAGCACATCAGTTATTAACGAAGTTTTAACAGATGCCGTTAGCTGGCATTCACCGCCAGCATCCCGTGGTGGTCGTCAGGGCAAGATCTATTATGGTACACAAGTAAGTAGCCAACCACCAACGATCGCACTATTTGTCAATGATTCCAAACGCTTCAACGACAACTACCGCCGATACATTGAACGTCAATTCCGTCAACAGCTAGGATTTAAAGGCACGCCTATTATTTTACTCTGGCGCAGCAAAAAAGTCCGTGATGCCGAAATTGGTAATGTTAATAGAGCAACTCGCGTCAAATTAAGTTAGGAAACGCGATGAATCGCGTCTGTACAAGAGTTATGAGTTAAAGTCAGAATTGCTTGCTAACTATAAAACTCTATCGACTAGAGTTTGATAGCGACAGAAGGTGAAAGTTATGAGTTTAAGTCAACACTCATAACTCCTTACTCCTAACTCCTTACTTTTAACTCTTAACTCTAAAATGGATTTATTGCGATCGCTGCCACTTGGACTTTATTTAGAACAACCCCAAACTTGGCTGCATAAAATCGATCCGCGAGTCAAGTTCGCCTGGTTGATGAGCTTTTTAACAAGCTATGTTTTAGCTAACAACTTTTGGCGGGTATTGCTGGTAGTACTGTTGATTATTGCCACCTTGATTGCTAGGATTCCCCGGCGAGTATGGCAGCAACAAATGGGCTGGCTATTAATGCTATCCTTTTTTGTCTTAGCGATCGGAGCCATCAGTCCTGATGGAATGGGTGTAGATTATCAGCCACGCCTGCCAGCTAATGAACAAATATTAACCCAGCCAGCGAACTCCAAGAATATTGTTCCAGAGCAAACAAGTAATAACAAAAAATACAACTATGTGCTATTGCAGAAAGGCCCAGTCAAAGTAACTCGCCGCTCCTTGGATTTGGCTGTACGTCTGAGTACAATTATATTTACCGTAATTTACAGCACCAACCTCTATCTGCTAACAACCGCACCAGAAGAAATTACATCTGGTATAGAAAGCCTAATGCAACCCCTGCGACGCTTCAAATTGCCTGTCACAGAAATTGCTTTAACTTTAACCTTGTCCTTGCGCTTTATTCCTCTAGTTTTAGAAGAAGTGCAAAACTTATTTCGTTCTGTGATGACAAGGGCAATTAATTGGAAAAAGCTGGGATTGAAAGGAGGCTTCAAAGTTTGGATGACAGTCGCAGAGAGATTGTTAGAAAATCTGCTCTTACGAGCCGATCAAATGGCGAATGCAATGATGGTGCGGGGTTTTACCAGTCCCAACGAGCATCGAGTGCAGTGGCACGACTTACGATTCAAAGGGCGTGACTGGCTTGCTATTGCAACTTTAATTGTATTTTGGGGAATACGGCTAGCTATAGGAACTCAGGTCTAATTTTGCACCGAAAAGGTAGTATAGCGGTGTGCAGTTGAGTAAGATACAAAAACTTTACTGAAACGATTTCATAGTAAGGATTTTGGTTTTCTCATCTAATCGATAACTGCTATATTTTCTTTTCGCGCTTTCCCATCTCCCCTTCACAGGCCCTTTATTAGGTTGTCTATACCACTATGTGGTATAGAAAATTGAACAGTTATTCCACCAGAAAATTGATCCCATACCATTTTACGTAGCTTTTTAGTATGAACCAGATTATTTTGCTGTTTTAGGTCGCGTGCAACAAATTTTTGGCTAGCTGCCAGTGATGCAAGTGGGTGCGGGAAGTGTCGCAGACAGCGATCCTGAATAAAGCATGGTATGAATCTCTGCACAAAGCCCAGGCACAATTGACAATGCTGAATAGGGAATAGTTTTTTTCTAGTCCCCAATTCCCATTCCCCATTCCCCAATTCCCATTCCCCATTCCCCAATTCCCAATCCCCACTTCGCACTTAAGTTAGCTATTTTGTGCCATTTAGCAATAGTTGTGGCAGTATGGAAAGAAGTTGAAAAGTTCGCTGTTGCCGTTGGGAGCTTCAAAGGGTGTTTTCCCTTGCTACGTCGAACTTTTAACAAGAGGATCAGGACTATCTTGTACCTTGTTCCGACAGATTGGTAAATTGAAGTCACCAAAGCAGATGGTGAT
This window contains:
- a CDS encoding energy-coupling factor transporter transmembrane protein EcfT → MDLLRSLPLGLYLEQPQTWLHKIDPRVKFAWLMSFLTSYVLANNFWRVLLVVLLIIATLIARIPRRVWQQQMGWLLMLSFFVLAIGAISPDGMGVDYQPRLPANEQILTQPANSKNIVPEQTSNNKKYNYVLLQKGPVKVTRRSLDLAVRLSTIIFTVIYSTNLYLLTTAPEEITSGIESLMQPLRRFKLPVTEIALTLTLSLRFIPLVLEEVQNLFRSVMTRAINWKKLGLKGGFKVWMTVAERLLENLLLRADQMANAMMVRGFTSPNEHRVQWHDLRFKGRDWLAIATLIVFWGIRLAIGTQV
- a CDS encoding WD40 repeat domain-containing protein, which produces MTVEEAIALVEELLERGHLTKVQKIVFCHSWAGQTYLDMAVDSDYDPGHIKDVGSELWRSLSQALGEKVTKNNLHGVLKRTAQQQKDTNASLTLNFQPITNWGEAIDVSHFYGRTNELETLSQWIERDRTRLVAILGMGGMGKTALSVKLAEQLQGEFEYVIWRSLRHAPFFHDKLTDCIKILSNQQAIALPADPHEQITCLIEYFRKSRCLLILDNFDTLLQQGKHTGCYREGYESYGELLWRLGETGHQSCVLLTSREKPAQVAALEGNGLPVRTLALSGLEIAAGETILSLKGLLSTENETRQLIDCYRGNPLALKIAATSIRDLYEGSISRFFTEGTTVFNGIGNLIDQQFQRLSVLEQQVMYWLAINRESVSVTELQTDLTPTVPKSKLIQVLESLSWRSLIENDTAGFTQQPVVMEYVTDCLIEQICQEIVTESPRYLLSHALMKAQTKDYIRDSQIHLIVRPILEQLQVTLGSTRQLEYKISRLINKLQDKKLHPQGNEDNRDKEEAGGVGKKQGSRWSLSVAEVEQGEKGKIPLAPPSLPNAPYLDTVGYGSGNLLNLLAQLETDLTGYDFSRLNIRQADLRSLNLHQVNFTQATFRECAFAATFGGITSVAFSADGYHLAISDSNGGIYIWNASNGKELFICKEHNSWIWSLAFSPVHPVLASCGQDHKIKLWDITTGKCLKTFQGHTSIVTSIAFSPDGQFLASTSYDHTVKLWHLGTDQCVQTLEGHTTSVWSVTFHPTGKTLASAGEDNTIKLWNIETGCCVQTLIGHQHWIKAIAFNPEGQRLASASFDQTVKLWDVSTGVWVCLMTLVGHTGLVTSVAFSPQGDRIASASYDKTVKIWDTNTGKCLDTLNKHRSRIWSIAFHPQGHLIASGGDDHAARVWELHTGKCTKTLQGHSNIIYAIAHCEQQNLLASGHEDQTIKLWDINLSAPQLLKVDLQPFRVLHGHSNRVFSVAFSPDRQFLASASADRTIKLWSPYTGQCLKTLYGHGSWVWTIAFSPDSNLLASGSYDHTVKIWDVRSGECLQTLLGHPGCVLAIAFSPDSKTLFSSGYEKIVKRWDVKTGICLNTWEADSNRVWAVTVSPDSQYIASGGDEQTVKLWDIHTGSCHRIFQGHTGQIVCILFTADGSRMISGSSDRTIKIWHIATGDCLATLENHQNWIWSLSLSHNEQTLLSGSQDETINCWDLATGECQQTLRPARPYEGMIITEVMGLTEAEVATLKALGAK
- the der gene encoding ribosome biogenesis GTPase Der, with the translated sequence MALPIVAIIGRPNVGKSTLVNRLAGEQTAIVHDEPGVTRDRTYMPAFWNGREFLVVDTGGLVFNDDTEFLPLIRQQAMTALAEACAAIFVVDGQTGPTSADQEIAEWMRQQRVPVLLTVNKCESPDQGLMQAAEFWELGLGEPYPISAIHGSGTGELLDELVNHIPAVEDIPETNEIKVAIVGRPNVGKSSLLNSFVGEERAIVSPISGTTRDAIDTVIEREGQTYRLIDTAGIRKKKHIEYGTEFFSINRAFKAIRRADVVLLVLDAVDGVTEQDQKLAGRIIEEGRACIIVVNKWDAVEKDSYTIYDYEKTLQSRLHFTEWAETIFVSALSGQRVEKILELVKTAAESHKRRVSTSVINEVLTDAVSWHSPPASRGGRQGKIYYGTQVSSQPPTIALFVNDSKRFNDNYRRYIERQFRQQLGFKGTPIILLWRSKKVRDAEIGNVNRATRVKLS